From Apium graveolens cultivar Ventura chromosome 9, ASM990537v1, whole genome shotgun sequence, the proteins below share one genomic window:
- the LOC141685650 gene encoding uncharacterized protein LOC141685650, with protein MAFYGHSDVARCQFFSTCLQDTTLRWYNNLPSRSIDSWTTLKTKFQTRFSSNYKGEKIMASLITMCQRPRESLRSYLGRFRQAISEITDLEEPLAVNYSAAGSDGSRHGILLEELIEKYPQHLHATFQIIEHRMTLQEAVGSI; from the coding sequence ATGGCATTTTACGGACACTCAGATGTCGCTCGTTGCCAATTCTTTTCTACATGCTTACAAGACACAACCCTGCGTTGGTACAACAATCTCCCATCTAGGTCAATCGACTCTTGGACTACATTGAAGACTAAATTTCAGACAAGATTTTCAAGCAACTACAAAGGGGAAAAAATTATGGCATCTTTGATTACGATGTGTCAAAGGCCTAGAGAATCCCTGAGAAGCTATTTAGGTCGGTTTCGTCAAGCTATATCTGAGATAACAGACCTAGAGGAGCCTTTGGCGGTGAATTATTCAGCAGCAGGCAGTGATGGAAGCCGACATGGCATTTTACTAGAAGAGCTCATAGAAAAATATCCCCAACATCTTCATGCAACATTCCAAATTATTGAACACCGCATGACACTCCAAGAAGCAGTGGGTAGTATATGA
- the LOC141685651 gene encoding uncharacterized protein LOC141685651: MDTGDRKLENTHSPLYGFTGNEVKVVGTIDLPVLFGTMPCQVIKEASKNKKLIWDDQCKESFEALKIFLTIPLVLARALPREALKVYTSASDGSVASVLVKDVEGREAPVYYVSHTLKDVKTRYPHVEKLVYAIVVASQKLCHYFQGRLIKFMTDQPLKRILHKPDMTRHLTAWTVELSQFHIEYLPRSAMKYQILSDFIKAWTFYVDESSTTSSGGACVILISLGGFKIQQALKFSFLVTNNVAEYEALLAGLCLAIELEVKILEIFGDSQLVAKQLQGEFKAHDARMSTYLNLAMSLLEKVSSWTIKNICREDNQWANALSKLASSVIATSEVIYVKKRSVPSIDMDSPSRGMLKVNEISSIADWRLPILEYIWLNKLPQDKGEARAISYKEKNYCVL, translated from the exons ATGGATACAGGGGATAGAAAGCTAGAAAATACCCATTCGCCTCTTTATGGCTTCACGGGTAATGAGGTAAAAGTGGTCGGGACAATTGACTTGCCGGTGCTTTTCGGCACGATGCCTTGCCAA GTTATCAAAGAGGCTTCAAAGAACAAGAAGTTGATATGGGATGATCAATGTAAAGAAAGCTTTGAAGCACTGAAAATTTTCCTGACAATCCCACTAGTTTTAGCAAGAGCATTGCCTCGTGAAGCTTTAAAAGTATACACCTCAGCCTCTGATGGGTCGGTAGCCTCCGTTTTGGTCAAAGATGTCGAGGGACGTGAAGCCCCAGTTTACTATGTCAGCCATACTCTGAAAGATGTAAAAACTCGTTATCCACATGTGGAGAAACTAGTTTATGCTATCGTTGTAGCAAGCCAAAAGCTCTGTCACTACTTTCAAGGCCGTCTTATAAAATTTATGACCGATCAACCTTTGAAGCGCATCTTGCACAAACCGGATATGACAAGGCATCTCACCGCTTGGACGGTGGAACTTAGCCAATTTCACATCGAGTATCTACCCCGGAGTGCAATGAAGTACCAAATCCTATCAGACTTTATT AAGGCTTGGACTTTTTACGTTGATGAATCCTCAACAACATCATCAGGGGGCGCATGTGTGATTTTAATCAGTCTGGGAGGCTTCAAAATACAACAAGCTTTGAAATTCTCATTTCTGGTAACAAACAATGTAGCCGAATACGAAGCTTTGTTAGCAGGACTATGCCTAGCGATTGAGTTGGAAGTGAAGATTTTAGAAATATTTGGTGATTCTCAGCTTGTCGCCAAACAGTTACAAGGTGAGTTCAAGGCACACGATGCTCGAATGTCGACATATTTGAATCTGGCCATGTCCTTGCTGGAGAAAGTTTCGTCATGGACAATCAAGAACATTTGCAGGGAAGACAATCAATGGGCTAACGCCTTGTCCAAATTAGCATCATCCGTCATCGCAACGTCAGAGGTAATTTATGTCAAGAAAAGAAGTGTTCCCTCTATTGATATGGATTCCCCATCCCGCGGCATGCTGAAAGTCAATGAAATCTCCTCTATTGCAGATTGGCGTCTACCTATTTTGGAGTACATTTGGCTGAACAAGCTGCCACAAGATAAGGGTGAAGCTAGAGCCATATCATACAAGGAAAAGAACTATTGTGTGCTATAA